Below is a genomic region from Sander vitreus isolate 19-12246 chromosome 15, sanVit1, whole genome shotgun sequence.
GGCCTTAATTACTGTACTGTGACTGCTAGAGTTCTCATGTCAGCCGAATACAAGCCTTACAGCTCAAGGACACATATAGCCAGTTAAAACATGCAATGTTAGCTAAACTAAATGTCTTGCCGTCCATCAGTTCCGCAAAGGTAGCTGCTCTCGAGCTTTTTAACTGCCATACAGGAGGCAGGACTTGGGAGTCAGAGCACATGTTACAAGCTCAGAGTAGTAActatgtacatttactcaagtactgcgtatcagtacacatttgaggtacttgttctGTATTTTCATGCTACCTCTACTATACcggagggaaatattgtacttttcccCCCCTCTACATTTGCCAATTTTACAAACTAAGCTCTAAAAGTATTAACTGAAATAGTGAAGGAACCATTTTGGCTCTTGTAAACTAACATTTATCCCAGAGCTACAGTAAAGATATCTCAGCATTAGTGCTTACTTTACTTTCAAAAATAATTGTCACCACAGGACAATTCATCTGCAATCCAGTGCCATTACTTTAGAAAAGAGTTGTGCTCAATACACATACCTCCACAACTGAAATTCACTTGTGGCTTTTGTTTTTAGACAACTGCGCTACCAAATAGACCACAATTGTTACATTCAGTGGGCAACTTTCATGAGCCAGTTTGTATGGACTTAAGTTATTCAGATGCCTTTTGTTAGCCATCAGTTAAGTGTGCCAAATAAATTGACCAAAGTATCAACTCAAGTGCATCTACAACACAATCAGCTGACCACATTTCCCATCTCTGCTTCCTATGACTGTAACCTACACATCTTAGTTTGTATAATACGCTTTTAAAATGGACAAGACAAATTCTTTGGGTTTGTTTATTAAATAACTGCACAACAGTAATGATGATGGCAGTCAATGCAGCAGAGCCTTTTGTTGTGGACTTCAAGCAGTTTCTTCCTTGGTGATACGGTCCTTTTTGAGTGGTCCCTGTGAGATTAGAGAAACAGGACAAAAGATTAGTTGTATGCACTTAGCAGTCTGCTGCACATGTAGTCCATGTGTTGGCTCAAAGCAGCCAAATGTTCCCAGAGAGTGAACAGGGAGCAAGCACAAAGGGGCACTGCTCCCCTGCCTCACTGGAATTCACTATGGCACTGGAATGGAACCCAGAGTTCATACTGAGACTGAACCAGGTTACGAACAGTGCGGGAAAACCGTAAACATGCAGGCTGTATGGAATGTCATGAGGTTTTAGATTTATCATTAGCTCAATGTGTGGTAATGCTACATCCCATTTGAAGACTAGTTAAGTGTTTAAAAGTATGACAAAAGTGCATCTCACGTTGATCCTAAAAATCAGACAAGCCTCAATAAGTTGCTTAAGAGCTTCAACAAAAATTGGCTCTCAGTACAAAGTCTTACCATGAACGCCTTCTTTTCCTCCACAGTCTGGAAGCGGCCGTGACCAAACTTGGAGGTTGTGTCAATGAACTTGAGGTCGATCTTCTCCAAGGCACGACGGCTGGTCTGCACCAGCAGAGACTGGTGAAAAGGAAACAATTTTAGTATGACAATACTTGCGATTCATGTTAGTTCTATATGGTAGACCAACCATTACTTCCCAATTTTAGTCAGTTtagcaggggaaaaaaaagaaaaggagaaagtgtAAAACTAACCTTGCGCAGAGTCAGCACCCTCTTTTTGGTCCCCACAACACAGCCCTTCACCATGATAAAATCATTGGTCACATCTCCATAGTGGACAAATCCACCCtttaaagaaaggaaggaagggggGGGTCAGATCTACTTCAAAGCAAGATGGCATCAAAAAATTACAGGTTGCATGACTGTCACTTACCAGGGGGTTGATGCTCTTGTTGGACAGATCATATTCAGTGGAGGCATTGTTCTTCACCAGCTTTCCATCCTTGGTGTGGTAGCCCTGGCCAATCTTGTAGATCTTCTTGTTGATCTCTGTACGGTGGTGGTAGCCCTTCTGACCAGCACGGGCCACAGAGAAGGCCACACGGGCAGGATGCCAGGCTCCGATACAGGCCACCTTACGCAGACCACGATGGGTTTTGCGTGGAAGCTTCTTTGTGTGCCATCGGCTGGTGACACCTGGGAGGATAAGAGGTTTGTTAAAGTCCAGACTAAATACTGATTTAACCAAAAGTGCATGTGACGATTTAAAATTATAGCTGCTTTTACCCTTGTATCCGTGACCCTTTGTGATACCAATCACGTCAATCATCTCATCCTGAGTGAAGACGGTGTTGATAGGGACGGCCTGCTCCAGCTTCTCACGGGCCCAGTCTACCTTGTCAGAGATGTTGCCACCGTTCAGCTGCACCTCCATCAGGTGAGACTTCTTCTGCGCCAGGGGCAGCAGACGCATCTGCACAGACAACGCAATGTCAGAGAAAATGtacacaacataaacatgtacAGTGAATAGTTTAGCTGTGTAGTCTCAGAAGGAAGGCAGCATGGAAGGTATCCTCATATAAGTCGGGCGCCATGCCTGACGCAAGATCCGTGGTCTCatcacagacagacaagcaggaAACATCTCATTGGTAATTTAATAAACATGCTAACCTGTGTGTGGGCAATGATACGGATGACCTGGCAGTACTTCTTCATGGAAGCAAAGTCCTTCTCCAGCTGCTTCTTGCCGTCATCATCCTGCCATTTCTTGCAGTACTTTGTGAAAGCCTTCTTCTTGGACTTGTACCTGAGCGCACGCAATGCAGAGAGGACATAGGTTGGCACAGGTCCTTCATAACCCCAAAGGGCCAGCGGAAGAACACTGTGCATAGCTGCTCGCCCTCCCCTCCATGCGGACAGGGATGCTGCAACAGCTAATGATTTCGGCTCATGGCGCAGTTTCTAAGAAGCTCTTTCCACTGGCCAGAGGAGCCCGGAGCTCATCAGGGCACATGGCACCTGAGCGGAGCTGCCACAGGGGCCACCGTAATGTTAGACTCACTCAGTGAAAATGCAAATCTTTAAAATTTCCACCGTGCAACTAACACCTGCTTCAAACACTAGTAAAAAAGTGATTGTATAGTGTCTCACCAGTTCTTGTAGAACCGACGCTTGCACTCGTCACTGACATGCTCAGCGAAGATGGTCTTGAAGGAACGCAGGCCTCGGGGTGTTTCGACGTAACCCACAACTCCGACAACAATCATTGGTGGAGTCTCAACAATGGTCACAGCCTCAACCACTTCCTTCTTGTTCACCTCTGAAGAAGGGGGTGAAACAAAACCATTAAAAACGTTATATTCAAAAGCTCTTAACTTTTCAAAACTGCATTTTGTGAACTATTTCATGGTATAGACTGCGCTCAGTGCTCGACATTCAGCAAGGAGTTTAACCCCATTATGTCCGCCCGTCGAGAGACTCATCATAGGCAGAACACTATACACTAACCCATACACAACCTTTAAGATCCTTAAATATATCAGTTTATAAGCAGTCATTCCACTCACTTGAGCCAGGTCTGTCAACCTCGCGGACGATGTGTGTCATGCCGGCCTTGTAGCCCAGGAAAGCAGTCAGGTGAACAGGCTTGCTGGGGTCATCCTTGGGGAAGCTCTTGGCCTTACCACGGTGACGACGACTCCTCTTGCGGGGCAAGAAGCCCAAAGATCCGTGGCGCGGAGCCGAAAATTTACGGTGGGACTGTGGAGGGAAGaaaccgttagctagctagtccaTTTGATAAGCTAACCACGATGTTCAAATGCTTGCTAACAACATTTAACGTTAGTATAGTAGGTAACGAATATAGCATGGACGTTAAGTCAGTTAGTTGCATAGTGGTACCAAACGTAAAAGCGGAAgcaattttaagaaaaatgatGGCAAGGGAACAGAGTTCACCACGTTGTTAGCatggctagctaacgttagtgtaTGCAGTTGTAAAAATATACTTTAGTAATAAACTAAATTTTCTCAGTAGCCAGAAAATGCATAAATAACACCAGATTATATGCAATCAGTGTTTAACCTAAGAAAGTTATTTAGAAATTAACTGCGGCCTATGTCAAGTTGACATTTTGAATCCTGAGTTGCCGGTATGGTTATGTTTGAATCACCAAAAAGTGCAATAACGGACTGAAATGTCACGGAATCCATCTAAGATATTACTAAAAACATTCCATTATAGTAATCTGAGAGTCTGAAATTAGTCAAATGTAAAGGATGTCTCAGATGTGAGACAGATTCTCCGCTGTGAATTGAACTCACTTACCATTTTGTCTCCAATCCGATTCAAAGAGGCCTTGGGAAGGGAAACACCTCGTATATATACACCAGCAAATATCGCGGGACTCGACGAGACTATCCTCAAAGACGACCTTCCCCCTCCCCCGGTATTTATAACACCCTGTAGATGTTATTAAACCAGGCCACTAGATGTCGCTGTTTGGCGCTACAAAGTATCTGCACGATAATTGAccaaacaaatatttattttttacttaaacAGTACAAATGAGacatctattttaatttaatatttctgATTTGCACATTCAAGTGCTGTACATCTTATACATAATTTAGTTAGGAAACAATATGAGCGAGTTTTCAATTTCaaaaatacaactttattgtctaCAGAGGTGGACAACTGTCTTTAAACTGTCTTTAAACAAACACCAAATTACAAtttggtgtttgttttgtgtattttatgtCTTAGTTCATGTACAATACATTAAATACCCTCAATCATAACtaatacatataataataatacacaactagtacatgttttttaaatgatgttggTCATTTACAAACTCCTAAGGAATGAATCACACAGCATAAAAATCAAGCTGTCTTAacatttatttccatttcatttataaaaaaaaaacgaacaaGAGGAAAGACATTTACACCTTTCAGGTTAAGGCatcaatgtttttctttatgaTCCAGTGTTTCCACACGTTTtgatgttatgtttattgtaggGAAGATATTCAAAGCATTTCGTCACCAGAATACCATCAAGGGAAAGTTTGGGAAGCCtcttgtgttttctttattacataaaaagtcttaacaaaaaatgtttaacaaaaTCTGTGTGCGTTTTGGGAAGCTGGATGCAGCAGCGTTCACAAAATAATTGTGCTCAAAATGTTCATGAattatttgttgttgtaataTAATAGCATAAAAATGGTAAATTAATGTAccaatgaaaacatattttccaaGAAGGCTTGTTTTAATCTTGCCATCAGGCCTCGTGTTTCATATACTATAGTTTAGCCTCCAGTTATGAGACGAGACGAGACATACATTCAActaacataaaaacatgtacTTATCTTTAAGATTTCATTTCACAGCGCTTGTCACAAGTGATCAAATCTATCCAGAACACAAAACAGATTGGTCAGTCATCTTCTCAGATGTCAAAATTGCCATGCTTTACTGCTACAGCGTATCTGGATTCTGTATTGAAGAGGGTTGTACACACCATGCAGTTGGTCTCAGGCAATGCAAAAACATGTGGGAGTAAGAACATCTTATTCATGCTTCAGTTCTGATGCAGTTTAGCCCTTAAGAGGGTTTACATTTTCCCATCAAGCATTAAACCGCACACCAATGTCCTGAACAGTTTTATCATCATTGCTTGTTGTCCAAGCTTGTTAATCAGTTCATGGATGTACGGTGTGTCAAGTCTTATCagtctgtgtttacatttcCAGAGAGCAGATTTGAAAGAAGAAACATCCCCGATTTGTGGGTGACTCTTCATATTTTATGTTCACACAAAACCAAATGCAGGCCCGCCTGTTCCTCAAGCTTCTGTTTGAGAAGACTTTGTCCCGATAACACTGTCTGAATGTGCTGCTGTGAACTATCACCCAGCACCGTACAGACAGCCTTCAGGATCCCAGTCCCTCTCGATCAAGGTTCATCTTTTGGAAGAAGGTCTTTCCAAACTCATAGGTGCTTATCATGACAGCGCAGGCTGGGGCCACTTTGATCACCCTGGGCATGAAACCTGGAGAAAATACAATTGTTTTGACTTTTGAGCAAAGCAAACATATTTTTACTTAACATAAAACAGCATACAGTAAGTGTGTACCTGCAAAAAGACCCCTGTAGCCCATATCAGCCCATATTTCCTTCATTATGTGCCACGTGGATGTGGTTTTCTTTAAGGAAACTAGGAGGAATCACAATAAGTTACTGTTCAGAACATGCTGCACACATAAGTAAATACATTTCACATACTGTAACATAAATATAGATATAAGTAAAGACCTCCCAGAGTGTCCATTTCTCCTAGCTGGATCTGTCTCCGTGTCTTCACCACGTCAAAAGGCAGCGTCAGGATCGCAGCAATCTGACAGACAAAATGTACAATACACAGGTGCAGCCAATCATTACACTTCAAACTGTTAAATATTATTTGTGCATTTAGAATAATCATTCATTTCAGAAATAATTATAACCGGTGGCCTAAACATTAACCTGTAGGGCTGTTACTTTATCCGGGAGAATCCTGTTTCTACGTTAAGTAACATCAACAAGGatattattaaagtgctcatattatgctcattttcaggttcataattgtgtttagaggttgtaccagaataggtttatgtggtttcattttcagaaaacaccatatatttgttgtactgcagattgctgcagctcctcttttgtgtgttgagctctctgttttagctacaaagTGAGACATCTCTAGCCTGGATGCCatccgaacttagccccgcccacaacatttgaggttgggaagttcggtctggacttgatccgttatggagcaactatgctccaaccagagctgttcggaccaatcaaattgtcagggcgggctttatacaatgatggacagatgatcaacactaacggaatcaaccacgtcaccaaagagcgcttgggttgaattcggAGAATTGAGTTGTGTAGATTCCgatgttatagaagatatcgacagcgcattcattttaaaatcctcaactggcccgtctcagctcgactcaaaccagctgatggtgtcgctgcgactcagctgttcaagtccGCCCGAAAGCACGGTGACGTTATCTGGTCAAGGgagatagagagtgactgaagagagagagagcgcccagcggcgtttgaacaaagccgtgaatcagagaaataaaacgttttaaCTGATTCATctctgtagcaagcatctcacggccactaacgttatccacattcatatttagacaaaacaaatgatatataatccagctacaaaaaagtctcaaagtcggaagttaggagGGGAGTGCAAAGAGTGGCTGCTATGGTTCTGTTGACAGTTGAGTTGAGTTCCCTTGCTccgattggttgtaggtctatccaattgagtgcagaggaattttctttcctggttcggttgaaacgctccccataatcacagcccaatggagcggtatcagactcatattctgactagaatcggagtatgacgacgtcaggctaaggcatctcacttctgttccatatttgttgggagtcgcacatgtgcagtaagtactgccagccagtcagaagcagagtatgagggcgtgccaagctagcagctaggcgagcattataacgtgtgttatgACACACGTTTGTTTGgagcagtgttttctgttggagatggtaagtccctttggggtgggctttttcactttgtaaacctacaacatgcacaaaaagatatataacacaataaaaggaaaggggaaaagccaaaaagcataatatgagcactttaaaagaaaaagtgtcGTCGTTGCAACAGAGGACAGGTGGGTCTTAACTCTTTACAGTAAAGCTGAGTACTCACAGCTCCAGAGATGGCTCCTGCAGTAAAGCTGATGGAGACGTTGGCCTGAGTCATTCGGGACCGTTCACACAGCCGGGCCTTCACCAGTTCATAGTTAAACCAGTACaaagctgcaaatacacacaaacagggacagcttgttttgttgctttgctTCACGCTACAGTCATCtcaagcgtgatttatggtcctgcggaggctccacgcagacctttcgccgtagcctacgtaagtggcctgaagtttatacttgtgcgttggtgtgtgcgttgatctctttaaaagaaaagcagggccggcatgtgtgcgtgtgtatgtgtgtgtgtgtgtagagaaagtgagagagtgacggtgattagctttggagcgagagccgactctagaggcatagtgagagaaacaaagtgtctcccctgtgctttctgaccacggtgggaaatattgtagcaggaaaagttaaccctcctCTTGAGTTCATGtcgtttatggagaaggagaaccaggaaatgagttgggggggaaatgcaacgctaccaagccacggccgagcgatgtgcgtcgtgtagttaaatttttcggGAGGTGCACGTCAGCCTACAGCGTAGGTCTGTGTCTCCACGTTCCAACGcacgtagccacggcgtagattttacgcagaagcataaatcatgttttacacCTTCCCAAAAAAACAGTACCGTTTTTTCCTTCCGTCTTGTCCCTATTAaaatttgtttgtctttatcaGAATCGAGAATCTAAGGACAGAGGGTGTcctatgctgtacagattgtaaagtcCCTTTAGGCAAATGTGTGTTGCATGATATTGGGCTGTATGAATAAAATGGACTTAGCTAAGaagttttaaaatatttacataaacTTCAAGGATGCAGATAGTAAAACACGGTAACAGTGTATTCAGCTGTGAACTCATGAAAAGACGAGTGTTTGGAACCTACTGAAGATATGAAATAACAGCAGACGAGAGAACTGTGCTGCAGGAGAGGTTTGACAAGAGGATAAGATACATTTTCCAGCGTATTGtaaccaaaatgaaaaaaacaatttttttctaCAGCCACATTTGAAGTCAACAAAAGGTTTGATAAAAGTGGATAGATTGTGCATTTGTGATCTCTGCATTCTGTGGGGCGGTTCTCACCAGAGAAGGGTACGTCTCTGAGAACGGTGGGTCCCCAGCCCCTCCACAGCGACAGCAGGCCGTCCTGAGCCACAGCAGAGCGGATACACACCCGCAGCTCGCTGTAGGACAGCCGGCGGGACTGCATCTTGGTCCTGACCAGCTCCAGAGGGCTGATCACCGTCACTGCCcccactgcaacacacacacaatgggtgTAATGTTTCAGTATGCActcattaaagttaatttgactggcaaaacgtaaaaagtaaaaagttttGGATCAATTTGTACTTCTTCCAACCATATGTTAAATTAACAGTCAATGGAGATGTatatttgcaataatatcataatc
It encodes:
- the rpl3 gene encoding large ribosomal subunit protein uL3; this encodes MSHRKFSAPRHGSLGFLPRKRSRRHRGKAKSFPKDDPSKPVHLTAFLGYKAGMTHIVREVDRPGSKVNKKEVVEAVTIVETPPMIVVGVVGYVETPRGLRSFKTIFAEHVSDECKRRFYKNWYKSKKKAFTKYCKKWQDDDGKKQLEKDFASMKKYCQVIRIIAHTQMRLLPLAQKKSHLMEVQLNGGNISDKVDWAREKLEQAVPINTVFTQDEMIDVIGITKGHGYKGVTSRWHTKKLPRKTHRGLRKVACIGAWHPARVAFSVARAGQKGYHHRTEINKKIYKIGQGYHTKDGKLVKNNASTEYDLSNKSINPLGGFVHYGDVTNDFIMVKGCVVGTKKRVLTLRKSLLVQTSRRALEKIDLKFIDTTSKFGHGRFQTVEEKKAFMGPLKKDRITKEETA
- the slc25a39 gene encoding mitochondrial glutathione transporter SLC25A39 isoform X2 — translated: MGERAVSSSVAAISPVQQMLASGTGALLTSIFVTPLDVVKIRLQAQQTPFHQGKCFLYCNGLMDHIYVCQNGTSCTSWYKTPTHFSGTLDAFVKISRHEGLRSLWSGLPPTLVMAVPATIIYFTCYDQLRDFLRYGLGFQGNHIPLVAGGLARLGAVTVISPLELVRTKMQSRRLSYSELRVCIRSAVAQDGLLSLWRGWGPTVLRDVPFSALYWFNYELVKARLCERSRMTQANVSISFTAGAISGAIAAILTLPFDVVKTRRQIQLGEMDTLGVSLKKTTSTWHIMKEIWADMGYRGLFAGFMPRVIKVAPACAVMISTYEFGKTFFQKMNLDREGLGS
- the slc25a39 gene encoding mitochondrial glutathione transporter SLC25A39 isoform X1 yields the protein MGERAVSSSVAAISPVQQMLASGTGALLTSIFVTPLDVVKIRLQAQQTPFHQALACESAPWGGVIRPSKWKCFLYCNGLMDHIYVCQNGTSCTSWYKTPTHFSGTLDAFVKISRHEGLRSLWSGLPPTLVMAVPATIIYFTCYDQLRDFLRYGLGFQGNHIPLVAGGLARLGAVTVISPLELVRTKMQSRRLSYSELRVCIRSAVAQDGLLSLWRGWGPTVLRDVPFSALYWFNYELVKARLCERSRMTQANVSISFTAGAISGAIAAILTLPFDVVKTRRQIQLGEMDTLGVSLKKTTSTWHIMKEIWADMGYRGLFAGFMPRVIKVAPACAVMISTYEFGKTFFQKMNLDREGLGS